A single Anas acuta chromosome 27, bAnaAcu1.1, whole genome shotgun sequence DNA region contains:
- the NEFM gene encoding neurofilament medium polypeptide: MSYTMEPLGNPSYRRVTETRATYSRASASPSSGFRSQSWSRGSGSTVSSSYKRPNLGASRAPYGSTVLSSADSLDVSQSSLLNGAAELKLSRSNEKEQLQGLNDRFAGYIEKVHYLEQQNKEIEAELAALRQKHAGRAQLGDAYEQELRELRGALEQVSHEKAQIQLDSEHIEEDIQRMRERFEDEARLRDETEATIRALRKEMEEASLMRAELDKKVQSLQDEVAFLRGNHEEEVAELLAQLQASHATVERKDYLKTDLTTALKEIRAQLECQSDHNMHQAEEWFKCRYAKLTEAAEQNKEAIRSAKEEIAEYRRQLQSKSIELESVRGTKESLERQLSDIEERHNNDLTTYQDTIHQLENELRGTKWEMARHLREYQDLLNVKMALDIEIAAYRKLLEGEETRFSAFSGSITGPIFTHRQPSVTIASTKIQKTKIEPPKLKVQHKFVEEIIEETKVEDEKSEMEDALAAIAEEMAAKAQQEEQEEEKAEEAAEEEAVSEKAAAEQAAAPEEEEKEEEAEEEEAAKSDAAEEGGSEKEEIEEKEEGEEAEEEEEEAEAKGKAEEVEAKVEKVKTPPAKSPPKSPPKSPVTEPAKGVQKEPAAEAVKEQKVEKGAEKAAKEEEKAASPEKPATPKVTSPEKPATPEKPATPEKPASPEKPATPEKAVTPEKPASPEKPRSPEKPATPEKPRSPEKPATPEKPRSPEKPASPVKDEKAAVEETVTVTKVTKVSAEVEASKESRKEDIAVNGEVEEKKEESKEEEEDKGVVTNGLDVSPVDDKGEKIVVTKKAEKIISEGGDSTTTYITKSVTVTQKVEEHEESFEEKLVSTKKVEKVTSHAVVKEMKE; the protein is encoded by the exons ATGAGCTACACGATGGAGCCCTTGGGCAACCCCTCGTACCGGCGGGTGACCGAGACCCGGGCCACCTACAGCCGTGCCAGCGCCTCCCCGTCCAGCGGCTTTCGCTCGCAGTCGTGGTCGAGGGGCTCCGGCAGCACCGTGTCGTCCTCCTACAAGCGCCCCAACCTCGGAGCCTCCCGAGCCCCCTACGGCTCCACGGTGCTGAGCTCCGCCGACAGCCTCGACGTGAGCCAGTCGTCGCTGCTCAACGGGGCGGCCGAGCTGAAGCTGAGCCGCTCCAACgagaaggagcagctgcaggggctcAATGACCGCTTCGCCGGCTACATCGAGAAGGTGCACTACCTGGAGCAGCAGAACAAGGAGATCGAAGCGGAGCTGGCGGCCCTGAGGCAGAAGCACGCCGGCAGGGCGCAGCTGGGCGATGCCTACGAGCaggagctgagggagctgcgaGGAGCCCTGGAGCAGGTGAGCCACGAGAAGGCGCAGATCCAGCTGGACTCGGAGCACATCGAGGAGGACATCCAGCGCATGCGGGAGCGCTTCGAGGATGAGGCGAGGCTGCGTGACGAGACGGAGGCCACCATCCGTGCCCTGCGCAAGGAGATGGAGGAGGCCTCGCTCATGCGGGCAGAGCTGGACAAGAAGGTGCAGTCACTGCAGGACGAGGTGGCCTTCCTGAGGGGCAACCACGAGGAGGAGGTGGCCGAGCTGCTGGCGCAGCTGCAGGCGTCCCACGCCACGGTGGAGAGGAAGGACTACCTGAAGACCGACCTCACCACGGCGCTGAAGGAGATCCGCGCCCAGCTGGAGTGCCAGTCCGACCACAACATGCACCAGGCCGAGGAGTGGTTCAAGTGCCGCTACGCCAAGCTGACGGAGGCGGCCGAGCAGAACAAGGAGGCCATCCGCTCCGCCAAGGAGGAGATCGCCGAGTACCGGAGGCAGCTGCAGTCCAAGAGCATCGAGCTGGAGTCAGTGCGTGGCACCAAGGAGTCGCTGGAGAGGCAGCTGAGTGACATCGAGGAGCGCCACAACAACGACCTCACCACCTACCAG GACACAATTCATCAGCTGGAAAATGAGCTTAGGGGAACCAAGTGGGAAATGGCACGTCACCTGAGGGAATACCAGGATCTCCTCAATGTCAAGATGGCCCTGGATATTGAAATTGCTGCGTACAG GAAGCTGCTGGAGGGTGAAGAGACAAGATTCAGTGCCTTCTCTGGAAGCATTACTGGGCCCATATTCACACACAGACAACCATCTGTCACAATAGCATCAaccaaaatacagaaaacaaaaatcgAACCACCAAAGCTGAAGGTCCAGCACAAATTCGTAGAAGAAATCATTGAAGAGACAAAAGTAGAGGATGAGAAGTCTGAAATGGAAGATGCCCTAGCAGCTATTGCAGAAGAAATGGCAGCGAAGGCCCAGCAAGAagaacaggaggaggagaaggcagaagaagctgcagaggaagaagctgtttctgagaaggCAGCTGCAGAACAGGCAGCTGcacctgaggaagaggagaaggaggaagaggcagaggaagaagaagctgCGAAATCTGATGCAGCAGAAGAAGGAGGCTCTGAAAAAGAAGAGatagaggaaaaggaagaaggggaggaggctgaggaagaggaggaagaagctgaGGCCAAGGGCAAAGCTGAAGAGGTAGAAGCAAAGGTCGAGAAGGTCAAAACACCTCCCGCAAAGTCACCCCCTAAATCTCCCCCTAAATCCCCTGTAACTGAGCCGGCCAAGGGAGTCCAGAAAGaacctgctgcagaagcagtaaAGGAACAGAAAGTGGAGAAAGGTGCCGAGAAGGCAGccaaggaggaagagaaagcagcatctCCAGAGAAGCCAGCCACACCAAAGGTAACCTCCCCGGAGAAGCCTGCGACACCGGAGAAGCCCGCCACCCCAGAAAAGCCTGCAAGCCCAGAGAAGCCTGCGACCCCGGAGAAAGCAGTCACCCCGGAGAAGCCGGCGAGCCCGGAGAAGCCCCGCTCTCCAGAAAAACCAGCAACCCCGGAGAAGCCCCGCTCTCCAGAAAAGCCGGCGACCCCAGAGAAGCCCCGCTCTCCGGAGAAGCCAGCTTCCCCAGTCAAAGACGAGAAGGCCGCGGTGGAGGAGACCGTCACCGTCACAAAGGTAACAAAAGTTAGCGCGGAGGTCGAGGCCTCCAAGGAGTCCAGGAAAGAAGACATTGCAGTGAatggggaggtggaggagaagaaggaggaatccaaagaggaggaggaagacaagGGGGTGGTCACCAATGGCCTAGACGTGAGTCCAGTTGACGATAAGGGTGAGAAAATCGTAGTAAccaaaaaagcagagaaaatcatTAGTGAAGGAGGGGACAGTACAACCACATACATCACGAAGTCTGTGACAGTCACTCAGAAGGTAGAGGAACATGAAGAAAGCTTTGAGGAGAAATTAGTGTCCACCAAGAAAGTGGAGAAAGTTACTTCACATGCTGTAgtaaaagagatgaaagagtga